The Christiangramia flava JLT2011 region AAAAAGAGATTTTTACGCGGTTGGAGAAATTGGCATCGATCTTTACTGGGATAAATCTACCTTGGAAATTCAGCAGGAAGCTTTTAGAAGACAGATCCAGCTGGCAAAAAGTAAAAAACTGCCCATTGTGATCCATTGCCGCGATGCTTTTGATGAGGTTTTCGAAGTACTGGAATCAGAAAAGGGCGACGATCTTTTCGGCATTTTTCACTGTTTCAGCGGCAATCGCGAGCAGGCAGAAAAAGCACTGTCCTATAATATGAAATTGGGGATTGGAGGGATCGTGACCTTTAAAAATGGCGGACTCGATCAGTTCATTTCAGAATTTCCTATCGAAGAGATCGTGCTGGAGACCGATGCGCCATACCTGGCACCAACACCTTTCCGCGGGAAACGCAACGATCCCATATACATTCTGAAGGTGGCCGAAAAGCTTTCCGAACTTTATAATCTGCCAATCGAAAAGATCGCTGAGATCACTACCGCTAATTCCAAGGAAGTTTTCGGAATTTAAAGCTATTAGGCAGAAATTTTGTTCATTTGTTTAAAGAACCAAGCGAACTGTGCAGAATTTTGAAAAAATAAGATTTTATAACGACGCCGAGGTCCAGGCAGCTCTTGCGGAATACGTGAAGCATCCTATGATCAAGGCGCTTTTGACCTATACTTTTCCTGAAAAAGAGTTTGAAGAGATCGAGGAGATTGTGCTTTCCTGCCGCTCCATTCGGGACTTTCAAACAAAGGTCATCTACCATTCCGTAGAAAAAGTACTGGAGAAAACCAGTGAGGGTCTCGAAGACCGTGGTTTCGACAAACTCGAACCGGGAGAATCCTACTTTTATATTTCCAATCACCGCGATATCATTCTGGATACTTCGCTTATCAATTATACTTTGTGTAATCATGACCTGGTAATGACCGCATCGGCGATTGGCGATAACCTGGTGCAGAAGCCATTTTTGATGGCGCTTTCCAGGCTGAATCGAAACTTTTTGGTACTCCGCGGGCAGTCTCCCAGGGAAATGCTGAAGAGTTCCATGAATCTTTCGGAATACATCAGGCAGCTGCTACTGGAGGAAAAACGCTCGGTGTGGATGGCGCAGCGGGAGGGACGAACAAAGGACGGAAATGACTTCACGCAGCAGGGTGTACTGAAAATGCTGGCAATGGCCAAAGGAGATCTGGACGTGCTGGACTATTTTGAAAAGCTGAAAATCGTACCAGTTGCCATTTCTTATGAATTTGACCCAACTGATATGTTGAAAATGCCTGAAGTCCTGGCCAAAAGAATGAAAGAGGAGTATAAGAAGTCGGCCAACGAAGATTTTAACAGCATCATGCAGGGCGCACTCGGGCAAAAGGGAAGGATCAGCCTTTCTGCCGGGAAAGTGCTTTCCAAAGAGAAAATTCAGGAGATCCGCGAGCAGGATCTTTCTATAAATGAGCAGTTGAAAGCACTGGGGACGCTGATCGATCAGGCGATCTATAGAAATTTCAAATTATGGCCTGCCAATTATATCGCGTATGACCTGGTGAATAATGAAACGCGTTTTGCAGACCATTATTCCGAAAAGGAAAAAAGACAATTTGAGCGCAGGATCAGCAGAAGGGTGGATGTGAAAAATTCACTGGCCCTGAACAGCTATTTGCTGATGTATGCCAACCCGGTGATCAATAAAATGTCCCTGCATGAAGAACAGGTCTAGAATTCTGCTGGTTTATACCGGGGGAACCATTGGGATGATCAAGGATTATGAAACCGGCGCCCTGAAGGCTTTCAATTTTGATGAATTATTGCAGAATATCCCGGAGCTGAATATCCTGGAACATGAGATCGATACGGTGAGTTTTGAAAACCCGATCGATTCTTCGAATATGAATCCGCAGCAGTGGATCAAAATAGCCAATATCATCTATGAACATTACGAAGGGTATGATGGTTTTGTGGTGTTGCATGGCAGTGATACCATGTCTTACACCGCTTCAGCCCTCAGTTTCATGTTCGAAAATCTATCCAAACCGATCATTTTTACCGGGTCACAATTGCCAATTGGAGATCTTCGTACCGATGCCAAAGAGAACCTGATCACCAGTATTCAGATCGCCGGGCTTCGGAAGAACGGAAAACCTGTAATTACAGAAGTTGGGCTGTATTTTGAATATAAATTATACCGGGCTAACAGGACTACCAAGATCAATGCAGAACATTTCCAGGCCTTTGCCTCGATGAATTATCCGCCGCTGGCCGAGTCTGGGGTGTACCTTTCCGTAGATTACAAATCGCTCTGGAAATCTGGAAGAAAACAATTTCCGAAGCTGCACACCGGCTTTAATGATGAGGTCCTGATCCTGAAAATGTTTCCGGGCATTACTGAAAGCAGTGTGGAATACGTGTTGTCTAAACCCGGTTTGAAAGGTATTGTTCTCGAAACCTACGGAAGTGGCAATGCGCCAAATGAGGGCTGGTTCCTTGATTTGCTGAAAGATAAGATCAGGAAGGGGCTCAGTGTGGTGAACGTCACGCAGTGTGCCGGCGGGAGTGTGGTAATGGGTAATTATGAAACCAGCGTAGGATTAAAAAGAGTAGGAGTAACCTCTGGAAAAGATATCACTACGGAGGCTGCAATTTCGAAATTGATGTATTTGCTAGACAAAGATTTGTCTCCAAAAGTTTTCAAAACTATCTTCGAAACTTCCCTGCGAGGCGAAATGTCTTAAAATTAACGCGTCTTACTTGACGCACAAGTTTTTTTTTTGTTATTTGCCGCCCCGAAAAGTAAATTCACAGAGAGGTGGCCGAGTGGTCGAAGGCGCACGCCTGGAAAGTGTGTATACGTCACAAGCGTATCGAGGGTTCGAATCCCTTCCTCTCTGCTAACTTTTATTAAAAATTATTTATATCTTTAACCCTTTAACTAATTAAATTAAGACAAACAGTAATGAAAAGATTATTTTCTATTTTGGTAATCGCCGCGATTACGGTTCTTGGGGCCACTAACGTCAAGGCGGCTAACAGTGCGAATATTTTGCCGGAAACGATTGCTACCTTTGTTCAGCAGGATGAGGATGCGGCAGCTGCTGCAGACGATGCTGGAGAAGAAGAGGATCTTGGTTTCCACCAGGAGCTTAAAAAGCGTTTTATTGAAGGTGGACCTGCCTTCATGGGTATCGTACTACTTTGTTTGATTTTAGGTTTGGCTGTTGCCATTGAGAGAATTATCTATCTAAACCTGGCTTCTACAAACACCAAGAAACTTGCAAGAGACGTTGAAGATGCTCTAAACAGCGGCGGTGTTGAAGCAGCTAAGGAAGTTTGCCGTAACACAAGAGGTCCTGTAGCATCTATTTACTACCAGGGTCTTGACCGTGCCGATGAGAGCATCGAAGCAGCAGAAAAAGCTGTTGTAGCTTACGGTGGTGTTCAAATGGGACAACTTGAGAAAAACGTGTCTTGGGTATCATTATTTATCGCACTTGCCCCTATGCTTGGGTTCATGGGTACGGTAATTGGTATGATCCAGGCTTTCGACCGTATCGAGGCAGCAGGAGATATGCAGCCGTCACTTGTAGCAGGAGGTATTAAAGTAGCACTTCTTACTACAGTATTCGGTTTGATCGTTGCGATTATTCTTCAGATTTTTTATAACTACATTATCGCTAAGATTGACAGTATCGTTAATGATATGGAAGATGCGTCAATCCTTCTTATCGATATGTTAGTAGCTTACAAGAACAAAAAAAGAGTCTAAGAAGAAAGTTTAAGACAGAGTAATATGACTTTACATAAAATTTTAAAATATCTGGCAATCGTGATTGGAGTGATTGGTTTGATCCTTCTGGGACGAATCATCGCTGCCGGGGACGATGCCATCAAGGCCTCTGCAGACATGCAGGTGAGTCACCTGGATCCATTCATGTATATCGCTTATATCATTCTGCTGGCAACAGTTGTTCTGGTAGCGATCTTCGTGATCGTTGGTCTCTTTAGAGGGAACATTAAGACCACACTAATAGCAATTGGCTCATTTATTGCTATCATTGTTATTGCATATGCATTAAGCGATGGAACTGAAAAAGTTCTGAAAGACGGTACTACTCTATCCGCTAGCGGAGATCACTGGGTAGGAGCCGGTTTAATCGTATTCTATATTTTAGCGGGAATTGCCATTCTTTCAATGGTATTCTCAGGAATTAGAAAATTAGCGAAATAATATGGCAAAGAGATCAGCACCGGAAGTGAATGCTGGGTCTATGGCTGATATCGCTTTCCTTCTTCTTATTTTCTTCCTGGTAACCACTACCATTGAGACCGATAAGGGGATTAGTAGAAAGCTTCCGCCATGGCAACCTGAAGAGCAGGATCCTCCGCAAATTAAGCAGAAGAACATCTTTACCGTACTGGTAAACTCGAATAACCAGTTACTGGTTGAAGAGGAGGAGATGGAGCTTTCCGATCTTAGGGAGGCAGCAGTAGAGTTCCTGGATAATGGTGGTGGTAGCGGTGATGATGCCTGTAGCTTCTGTCAGGGAGCGAAAGATCCTGCATCGTCAGACAATCCACGAAAAGCTATTATCTCTCTTGTGAACAACAGGGGAACAGAGTATGGAACTTACATTGCTGTACAGAACGAACTGGTAGCGGCCTACAATCAATTAAGAGATCGTGAGGCACAACGTATGTTCGGTACAACGTTTACTGAGATGGAAAAAATGTACAACGATCCTAACTATAACGGCGATAAAGATGCCCTTAAAGAAAAGATCGACGTCATTCAGGATATGATTCCACAGAAATTATCAGAAGCAGAGCCAACAAGCTAAAAGCTTCTAAAACCGAAAACGACTTTTATTATGTCTAAATTTAAAAAGAAGAAATCCGGAGATTTGCCTGCCATTAGTACGGCATCTTTACCAGATATCGTTTTCATGCTGCTATTCTTCTTTATGGTTGCGACCGTAATGCGTGAGAATACCCTGATGATTGAGAACAAGCTTCCTTATGCCGATCAGGTTGAAAAACTTGATAAGAAGGATTTGATCATGTATATCTACGCCGGGAAACCGAGTAAGAGATATCAGGCCAAATACGGTACCGAAGCTCGTATCCAGCTGAATGATAAATTTGCTAGTGTTGAAGAAGTACAGCAGTTTATCTATTCTGAAAGACAGGCGAAGCGTGAAGAATTAATCCCATATTTAACCACAGCCTTAAAGGTGGATGAAGAAACCAATATGGGCCTTGTTTCTGATATTAAACAGGAACTAAGGAAAGCTGAAGCTTTGAAGATCAACTATACCACGTTGGTTGGAGATGCCCAGCAAAATGTTGATTAAATAATCTTTTCAATTTAATTATAGAACATCCTGTTTGATGCCAAATCGAACAGGATGTTTTTTATATTTACGTTTCAGGTTAGCAGGTTATGAAGAATGCCCTTTTCGTACTTTTCCTCTTTAGTTGTATTTACGGCTTTGCTCAGGAACGTGAACTTCTTACCCGGCTTCCGGATACCGTCCCTACTTCCATAGACAGTCTGTATCGGGAAGATCAGTTGTATGTAGGATTCAGTTTTAATCTGATAACCGATAAACCCTCCACCATTGGGCAACAAAGTTTTTCCGGAGGTTTGCACCTGGGAATGATTCGTGATTTTCCTTTGAATAAACGTCGAAATATTGCTTTGGGAGCTGGTTTAGGCTGGTCCCTGAATAGTTATGGGCAAAACCTGAAGATCGACCGGGATTCGCAGGGTAGTACCATTTTCAGTAGCCTGGAAAACAACCAGGATTACCAGACGAATCGCTTTACCACACAATTGATTGAAGCTCCAATCGAATTCAGGTGGCGTACCAGTACTCCTGAAACCTATAAATTCTGGCGGATCTATACAGGTTTGCGCTTAGGGTATATTTACCGTTTCAGAAGCAATTATAAAGATGCTAACGGCCAATTGAAACTCCATGATTTGCCCGAACTGGATCGATTTCGGATAGGAACCACTTTTACTTTTGGGTATAATACCTTTAACTTTCAATTTTACTATGCGCTGAATCCGTTTTTTCAAAATGCCGAAGTGGACCAGGAATCTTTCGGGATTTCTACGCTTCAGATCGGCCTGAACTTCTATATTTTATAACCAGAGTTTCCAGACCAGTATCTGCGGAATAATCCCGATTATAACACCCAATATCAATTCCCAATTGGTATGCGCTTTATAGTAAAGTCGGCTGCTGGCCGTAAGACCGGTCGCAATGATCAGGAAGCAAATGGTATAGACGAAATAGATCTGGAAGTACATGCAAAAAATCGAAATAAACATCATTAATGCTGTAATTCCCACCATGTGCAGACTCACTTTCAGGTTAAAATAAGTAAATAATAAAACAAGCGTGGTCGAAATCAGAATTCCAAGGAAATAATAAAATAGCGCAGGATAATTGTATTTATTGAGGATCTGGTGTAGGACCATGAAGCATAACAGGATAAATACAAACAGCGGCCAGCGCCTCTCTTTAGTGTCTTTGAGAAAGATACTTCCCACTTTTCCCAAATTCTTCAGAAGGAAATAAAACACGATGGGGATGAAAATTGTAATGATCGAGATTGCGAGTAATTTGGCTTTGATCACCTCTTCAGGAAAAAAACGGGGAATGAACAGGAAATAGAACAAACTGCCAGCAAATGGCATCCATAATGGGTGAAAAACGTATGATGCGAGTTTCAGGAGTAGTTTCATTAAATTTCCTTGCGTAAACGGGCTACCGGAATGTCCAGTTGTTCCCGGTATTTTGCCACGGTTCTTCTTGCTATGGGATAACCTTTATCTTTTAAAACTTTTGCCAGTTTCTCATCGGTT contains the following coding sequences:
- a CDS encoding 1-acyl-sn-glycerol-3-phosphate acyltransferase; translation: MQNFEKIRFYNDAEVQAALAEYVKHPMIKALLTYTFPEKEFEEIEEIVLSCRSIRDFQTKVIYHSVEKVLEKTSEGLEDRGFDKLEPGESYFYISNHRDIILDTSLINYTLCNHDLVMTASAIGDNLVQKPFLMALSRLNRNFLVLRGQSPREMLKSSMNLSEYIRQLLLEEKRSVWMAQREGRTKDGNDFTQQGVLKMLAMAKGDLDVLDYFEKLKIVPVAISYEFDPTDMLKMPEVLAKRMKEEYKKSANEDFNSIMQGALGQKGRISLSAGKVLSKEKIQEIREQDLSINEQLKALGTLIDQAIYRNFKLWPANYIAYDLVNNETRFADHYSEKEKRQFERRISRRVDVKNSLALNSYLLMYANPVINKMSLHEEQV
- a CDS encoding ExbD/TolR family protein; this encodes MSKFKKKKSGDLPAISTASLPDIVFMLLFFFMVATVMRENTLMIENKLPYADQVEKLDKKDLIMYIYAGKPSKRYQAKYGTEARIQLNDKFASVEEVQQFIYSERQAKREELIPYLTTALKVDEETNMGLVSDIKQELRKAEALKINYTTLVGDAQQNVD
- a CDS encoding MotA/TolQ/ExbB proton channel family protein, giving the protein MKRLFSILVIAAITVLGATNVKAANSANILPETIATFVQQDEDAAAAADDAGEEEDLGFHQELKKRFIEGGPAFMGIVLLCLILGLAVAIERIIYLNLASTNTKKLARDVEDALNSGGVEAAKEVCRNTRGPVASIYYQGLDRADESIEAAEKAVVAYGGVQMGQLEKNVSWVSLFIALAPMLGFMGTVIGMIQAFDRIEAAGDMQPSLVAGGIKVALLTTVFGLIVAIILQIFYNYIIAKIDSIVNDMEDASILLIDMLVAYKNKKRV
- a CDS encoding porin family protein, translating into MKNALFVLFLFSCIYGFAQERELLTRLPDTVPTSIDSLYREDQLYVGFSFNLITDKPSTIGQQSFSGGLHLGMIRDFPLNKRRNIALGAGLGWSLNSYGQNLKIDRDSQGSTIFSSLENNQDYQTNRFTTQLIEAPIEFRWRTSTPETYKFWRIYTGLRLGYIYRFRSNYKDANGQLKLHDLPELDRFRIGTTFTFGYNTFNFQFYYALNPFFQNAEVDQESFGISTLQIGLNFYIL
- a CDS encoding asparaginase; translation: MKNRSRILLVYTGGTIGMIKDYETGALKAFNFDELLQNIPELNILEHEIDTVSFENPIDSSNMNPQQWIKIANIIYEHYEGYDGFVVLHGSDTMSYTASALSFMFENLSKPIIFTGSQLPIGDLRTDAKENLITSIQIAGLRKNGKPVITEVGLYFEYKLYRANRTTKINAEHFQAFASMNYPPLAESGVYLSVDYKSLWKSGRKQFPKLHTGFNDEVLILKMFPGITESSVEYVLSKPGLKGIVLETYGSGNAPNEGWFLDLLKDKIRKGLSVVNVTQCAGGSVVMGNYETSVGLKRVGVTSGKDITTEAAISKLMYLLDKDLSPKVFKTIFETSLRGEMS
- a CDS encoding TatD family hydrolase, translating into MKITDTHTHLYSEAFDVDRKEVIQKAIDSGVKRFFIPAIDSETTQAMYNLEKQFPENVFLMMGLHPTHVQENFEEELTHIQQQFEKRDFYAVGEIGIDLYWDKSTLEIQQEAFRRQIQLAKSKKLPIVIHCRDAFDEVFEVLESEKGDDLFGIFHCFSGNREQAEKALSYNMKLGIGGIVTFKNGGLDQFISEFPIEEIVLETDAPYLAPTPFRGKRNDPIYILKVAEKLSELYNLPIEKIAEITTANSKEVFGI
- a CDS encoding ExbD/TolR family protein, translating into MAKRSAPEVNAGSMADIAFLLLIFFLVTTTIETDKGISRKLPPWQPEEQDPPQIKQKNIFTVLVNSNNQLLVEEEEMELSDLREAAVEFLDNGGGSGDDACSFCQGAKDPASSDNPRKAIISLVNNRGTEYGTYIAVQNELVAAYNQLRDREAQRMFGTTFTEMEKMYNDPNYNGDKDALKEKIDVIQDMIPQKLSEAEPTS